One part of the Chryseobacterium sp. 7 genome encodes these proteins:
- a CDS encoding alpha/beta fold hydrolase produces MPNLLLLHGALGHSDIFKPYMNTLSRYFTIHTPLFSGHGNQELPADGINTKKYTQELSEYCKTNNLTDVFIFGHSMGGYIALCYAIENPENVNSIITLGTKFDWTEEQALKESKMLNPDVILEKIPKYAQLLESQHGTKWRQLLPAIADLMIDLGKNPPLENNLASINIPVQIMVGDKDNMVTIEESVKVYRSLPNAKLAVLPDTKHPMDKVRPDLLLNLIKDFWNLS; encoded by the coding sequence ATGCCCAATCTGCTTTTACTACACGGAGCTTTAGGTCACAGCGACATTTTTAAACCTTATATGAATACGCTGTCCCGATATTTCACGATACATACTCCTCTATTTTCAGGACACGGAAATCAGGAACTTCCTGCAGATGGCATCAATACTAAAAAGTACACTCAGGAATTATCCGAATATTGTAAAACAAATAACTTAACGGATGTTTTCATCTTTGGCCATAGCATGGGAGGTTATATCGCACTTTGCTACGCCATAGAAAATCCTGAAAATGTAAATTCTATTATCACGCTGGGAACAAAGTTCGACTGGACTGAAGAACAGGCTTTGAAAGAAAGTAAAATGCTTAATCCGGATGTTATTCTTGAAAAAATTCCGAAATACGCTCAGCTTTTAGAATCACAACACGGAACAAAATGGAGACAGCTTCTTCCTGCTATTGCTGATTTAATGATTGATTTAGGTAAAAATCCTCCTTTGGAAAATAATTTGGCTTCAATTAATATTCCGGTTCAAATTATGGTGGGTGATAAAGACAATATGGTTACTATTGAGGAAAGTGTAAAAGTTTACAGAAGCCTTCCTAATGCAAAATTGGCCGTACTTCCGGATACAAAACATCCTATGGATAAAGTACGACCTGATTTATTATTGAACTTAATAAAAGATTTCTGGAATCTTTCTTAA
- the upp gene encoding uracil phosphoribosyltransferase, translating to MLTILSQNFSLVNEWINELRNVDIQHDRMRFRRNMERIGEIAAFEISKGLEYREVEIQTPLDTIKSREIAVQPVITTILRAGVPLFEGILNYLDRADCGFVAAYRKHDANDYFSIKQDYLTCPSIEGRPLIVADPMLATGASLIEAIKDLLTNGNPTQLHIVAAIASKQGVETVQNAYPEAHIWVGAIDEHLTSKGYITPGLGDAGDLSYGEKLQR from the coding sequence ATGCTTACTATTTTATCGCAAAACTTTTCTCTTGTTAATGAATGGATCAACGAACTTAGAAACGTTGACATTCAGCATGACCGCATGAGATTCAGAAGAAATATGGAAAGAATCGGAGAGATTGCCGCTTTTGAAATCAGTAAAGGACTGGAGTACAGAGAAGTTGAAATTCAAACTCCTTTAGATACAATAAAAAGCAGAGAAATTGCTGTACAGCCTGTTATTACCACTATTCTAAGAGCCGGAGTTCCGTTGTTTGAAGGGATTCTGAATTATCTTGACAGAGCAGACTGCGGTTTTGTGGCAGCTTACAGAAAACATGATGCCAACGATTATTTCTCCATCAAACAGGATTATCTTACTTGCCCAAGTATTGAAGGCAGACCTCTTATCGTGGCAGATCCCATGCTGGCAACAGGTGCTTCCCTTATTGAAGCTATCAAAGATTTGCTGACCAACGGGAATCCAACCCAGCTTCATATTGTAGCAGCCATTGCATCAAAGCAAGGTGTGGAAACAGTTCAAAATGCTTATCCGGAAGCTCACATTTGGGTAGGAGCAATTGATGAACATTTAACTTCAAAAGGATATATCACTCCTGGATTAGGAGATGCCGGAGACCTTAGCTACGGAGAAAAACTTCAGAGATAA